A single Lactuca sativa cultivar Salinas chromosome 8, Lsat_Salinas_v11, whole genome shotgun sequence DNA region contains:
- the LOC111900184 gene encoding putative germin-like protein 2-3 — protein MASHLLFLALIMISCSIVLASDSSPLQDFCVADSNGPVQVNGLACKDPKLVQATDFFFSGLNMIGNTSNAVGSRVTPVTVAQIPGLNTLGISMARVDFALWGINPPHTHPRATEIFTVLEGTIQVGFITSNPENRLFSKVLQTGDVFVFPEGLVHFQRNVGNCNAVAIVGLSSQNPGVITVANAVFGAKPDIPDDLLAKAFQVEVKVVDQIQSKF, from the exons ATGGCCTCTCATCTTCTTTTCCTTGCGCTTATCATGATATCTTGTTCTATTGTCCTTGCATCTGACAGTAGCCCTCTTCAAGATTTTTGTGTTGCCGACTCAAATGGCCCAG TGCAAGTGAACGGTTTGGCTTGCAAAGATCCAAAGCTTGTACAGGCGACTGATTTCTTCTTCAGTGGACTAAACATGATTGGAAACACCTCGAATGCAGTCGGATCACGTGTGACTCCAGTGACTGTTGCACAAATACCAGGTCTCAACACTCTTGGTATCTCAATGGCTCGTGTAGACTTTGCTCTTTGGGGCATTAATCCTCCACATACGCATCCTCGTGCCACCGAAATTTTCACAGTCCTTGAAGGCACCATCCAAGTCGGGTTCATCACATCCAACCCTGAAAACCGTTTATTCAGTAAAGTACTTCAAACGGGTGATGTTTTTGTTTTTCCAGAAGGTCTTGTTCACTTTCAGAGGAATGTTGGAAATTGCAATGCTGTTGCCATTGTCGGATTAAGCAGCCAAAACCCAGGTGTTATTACAGTTGCAAATGCTGTCTTTGGAGCAAAACCTGATATCCCTGATGATCTGTTGGCAAAGGCATTCCAAGTGGAGGTGAAAGTTGTGGATCAAATTCAGTCGAAATTCTAG